The genomic region TTGATGCTTCAAAAGACTGACCTTCTATAATAAGCTTACCTTCACCTTGATAGAAATATAAGTTTCTTATTAATGTTTCTGAAACAGCTGGTAATATCATAGATGCTTCTGCTTCCATCTTTACCAGATATATTCCAACATTATTGTTTTTATCTGCTGCCCATGAATTCTTATTAGGCTCTAAGCCCTCTCTTCCCTCTAATTTACCTGTAATTAATCTAATATTAGTTTTGCTTCCCTTTTCATTTTTAAACTCTATTACTGGAATATCTTCCGCCCATAACATCTTATAATCAGCTTCTACAAATTTATTTTTTGAAGGAAGGTTAAGCCATATTTGAAATAATTCTACTGGATTTTCTTTATCTTTATTAATTAGGGGAAACATTTCTGTATGCTGACATCCTGCACCTGTTGTTAACCATTGTACATCACCATTGCCATAACGTCCATAAGAACCTTTTGAATCAAAATGATCTACAAATCCATTAAGAACTATAGTTACAGTTTCAAATCCTCTATGGGGATGCACTGGAAATCCCGGAACAACTTTTCCATGATACATGCTAAATCCATCTTTTCCTGAAAAGTCATTACCAATTTCTCTTCCTATTAATAATTCACTATCTATTCCTTGAACTTCATTTCCCTTTGGATATGCATCTTTATGATGGGCACAAAATATAAAAGGGTTTTCCATTGGCCATTGAAATCCTATTTTTTGTATCTTTTTTATTTTATTATTCATACTATTCACCTTTTTCAGTTATATTTTTTTAATTCTCTATAATATATAATTCTTAGCAATTTATAAACTTATAATTATCTTGACTTCAAGATAATTATAAAACAAATAAATCTTGAATTCAAGATTTATTTTATAATATAATATCACTTTAAAATAAATATAAAAAAGGGTTGCTCTCGCAACCCTATATATATTATACCTCTATACATTATCTCTTATTAGCCGTACTTATTAACTATTAATATTCCCTTTTACTTATTAACTATTGCTTATATTTTATTTTCCCTATACTAAATCTACTTGTATATCTTCATCAATTACTTTAGTTTCTTCATTTACTGAAACTTCTTCTTTATTACCAATTGATAAGATAAGATTTAAAACTATTCCTACAACAGCTGCTGTTGCTAAAGCAGGAAGTTCTATTCCAAACATTGGTATCATTCCGCCTTCGAAAGCATAATTTCCACCTAATCCAACTATTAATATTACTGCTATAACAGCTAAGTTTTTAGAACTAAACATATCTACTTTCTTATCCATCATTATTGTTACTCCTTGTGCCCCTATAACTCCATAAAGATATATTGAAAGTCCTCCAATTACTGATGTTGGTATAGAATAAATTACATTTATTAATGGTGTAAAGCATGAAATGATCATTGTTATTACTGCTGCTGCCATTAAAACTGGTACCGAGAAATTCTTTGATATTGCCATTGTACTAATATTTTCACCATAGTTTGTACCAGCTGGTCCACCAATTAAGCCTGAGATTATATCTCCCATACCATCACCAATTAGATTTAACCCTAATTTATCTTCAATTTCATATACCTTTTTAGAACCTTTTTTCTTAGCTAAATCATTAACATAAGTGTGTAATTGATATACGTGAGCAGTTGATTCTGGTATAGTTGCAATTGCTATAGGCATTATTGCAATTAAAGCTTCCCATGATGGCTTAGGGAATGTAAATATTGGCATACTAAAAATACTGTTTGTTTCTACTGTATTAAAGTTTACAAATGGTATTCCTGTTGTTTTTCCTATTACTAAAGCTGTTAAATATCCTGTTAAAAGTCCAAATAAAATTGGAAGTTGGCTAAGTTTACCCTTTAGATAAACTGAATATATTATAGTTGATAATAATGTTACTAAAGCTATTATCCAGGCATAACCTGATGCCATAGCTTGATCTGCTTCAGCAACACCTGCTGGAATTGCAGCTGCATTTCCCATTGCATTTGCAGCTAATGATAATCCTATAATAATTGCTATACTACCTGTTACTGTTGCTGGAAGAACTTTTTCTATGAACTTCTTTCCACTTTTCTTTATTATTAATCCAGCTATTATTGAAACAAAACCGGACATTACAATACCAAATTGAGCTATTGAAATTTTATCATTTAATGTATAACTAGCAAAGGCATCCGCACTCATTATTGAAGCTATTGCTGCTATATATGAAAAACTTGAACCATAGTATAATGGAAGTTTCTTTCCTGTAATTAAAATAAATCCTAAAGTTGCAAGACCACTTGCAAAAATTGTTGTTGAAACATGAAAACCTGTAATTAATGCTACTAGAACTGTAGCAGGAAACATTACTACTATTTGTTGAAGTGCAAATAAGATAAGTTCAAAGAATGGTGGCCTTTCATCTGGTAAATAGCCCATTACTTGATTGTTTGTTGATTTTGTTGTCATAATAATACCTCCTAAATTTTATAATTTAAAAGGATAAAAAAAATCATAAAAAAAATCTTGCTTATAGCAAGATTCGAAAATTAGCAGCTTAAAAGCTAATATAATTACTGCACAATATTTCAAATCTTACTGGTGTCTCGCACCACTTTAAAGATTTTAATTATCCTGCAAATAGTATTACATATAAATTAGATTTTGTAAATACGCTTTTTAAAATTTTTTAGATTTTTTTAATTTATATTATATGGTGATAATTCTTTATTATTTAATAGTCACTAAGTAATGTATAATTAGTTATTTATTAAAATAATTAATTATACATTACTTGTATTTTAAGAAGTATGTTTAATAATATATTTATGAACTTCTTCTGGTAAAATATCTAAAGCTATTGCAAATTCTTCAAATAATTGTCTTTTTGCTTCCTTCATAATTTCTTCATCAATTCTATTTAATTTTTTACCAACTGCCTTTTTTTCCTCTTCTTCTTTCTTTAAAATCTTAATTACCTTTAACCACTCTCGGCTGTCTGCTGTTTTAAGAGCAGCCTTGCAAATTTCACTTCTTTCTCTATCATTATCGACAGGAACAGCTTCTATGTAAGGCATAGTATCTATTAATGCTAAAACATCATTTTTAGTTAAAATACTTCTCATAATAACTTTTTTATTATCTACCGGAGTTTTAATAACCATCTTATTATTAAATACAGGCTGTAAAACATAATATTCAGTTTCTAAAGAACCTAGATATTTTCCCTTAGTAATATCAGTAATCTTACATACACCTATTGTCCCATATACAACATAATCATTGATCTTAAACATAAATTTTTCCTCCTTAATCCTTATTTTTCTGC from Clostridium isatidis harbors:
- a CDS encoding pirin family protein, yielding MNNKIKKIQKIGFQWPMENPFIFCAHHKDAYPKGNEVQGIDSELLIGREIGNDFSGKDGFSMYHGKVVPGFPVHPHRGFETVTIVLNGFVDHFDSKGSYGRYGNGDVQWLTTGAGCQHTEMFPLINKDKENPVELFQIWLNLPSKNKFVEADYKMLWAEDIPVIEFKNEKGSKTNIRLITGKLEGREGLEPNKNSWAADKNNNVGIYLVKMEAEASMILPAVSETLIRNLYFYQGEGKLIIEGQSFEASTRIKLSGKEEISIINGDKEAYFIVLEGEPINEPVVQYGPFVMNTKEEIYQAFRDYQETQFGGWPYDREDPVNKRTSGRFAHYADGREEKRYEESSKS
- a CDS encoding uracil-xanthine permease family protein produces the protein MTTKSTNNQVMGYLPDERPPFFELILFALQQIVVMFPATVLVALITGFHVSTTIFASGLATLGFILITGKKLPLYYGSSFSYIAAIASIMSADAFASYTLNDKISIAQFGIVMSGFVSIIAGLIIKKSGKKFIEKVLPATVTGSIAIIIGLSLAANAMGNAAAIPAGVAEADQAMASGYAWIIALVTLLSTIIYSVYLKGKLSQLPILFGLLTGYLTALVIGKTTGIPFVNFNTVETNSIFSMPIFTFPKPSWEALIAIMPIAIATIPESTAHVYQLHTYVNDLAKKKGSKKVYEIEDKLGLNLIGDGMGDIISGLIGGPAGTNYGENISTMAISKNFSVPVLMAAAVITMIISCFTPLINVIYSIPTSVIGGLSIYLYGVIGAQGVTIMMDKKVDMFSSKNLAVIAVILIVGLGGNYAFEGGMIPMFGIELPALATAAVVGIVLNLILSIGNKEEVSVNEETKVIDEDIQVDLV
- a CDS encoding CarD family transcriptional regulator, which gives rise to MFKINDYVVYGTIGVCKITDITKGKYLGSLETEYYVLQPVFNNKMVIKTPVDNKKVIMRSILTKNDVLALIDTMPYIEAVPVDNDRERSEICKAALKTADSREWLKVIKILKKEEEEKKAVGKKLNRIDEEIMKEAKRQLFEEFAIALDILPEEVHKYIIKHTS